Genomic DNA from Callospermophilus lateralis isolate mCalLat2 chromosome 11, mCalLat2.hap1, whole genome shotgun sequence:
ggtagctgggatttTAGGTGCCTGTCACCTTACGTGGCTGTTAGAAAAATGTCCCCAAGCTCTGCCAGGCTGTGTGCTCACCTTCCAGCAGTAGGACCATCAAGCCTCTTGGGAGGGTCCTCCTGTGGCCAGGGGGAAGGAGGAAAGTGAATCTCCTGGGGAGTGGCAGGAGGGGACACTCTTGGGACCTCAGAGCTAGTGTGGGCTCCCTGGGGTGGGTGGGTGCCCTGACTCAAAAGCTCAAGCTGCTGGGTGACGTGTTACACCTTAGGATGAGGGCACCCTGTGCTCACCCGGTCTCTCTGTGCCAGCTGGGGGCACTTATCACAGGCGTGTGGAGGAGAGGGAGGGTCCCTGCAGCCTTGCTGGATCCCAGCTCAGGGCCACAGGGGCTACATGGGAGGGGGGATGTCATGGCCTGTGGATGTCACAGTCAGATTGAGGACACATTTCCAGGACCAGGAACCATTCAGGACTCTAGGGCCACTGTGCCAACCTGGGGTCAGCCTTGAGCTGGGCACATGGAGGGGCAGTTCCAGGTTGGCCTCCCGCGGGGCAGGCCCAGTGCTGAGGACACAGGCTCTGTGTGCCCCTTCCCACTGGTGACATCTGACCacaaggagaagaggaggagtgaCAGGGCCAGAAGGAAGCCTGGCCCTGCAGACCTGGGGTGAGGGCAGTCCTGCCACCTTGGGGCCAGGCGGGTCCCATCCCACCACACCTTCCCGTCCCTGGCTTTCCTAGGACAGCACAGTCCCAGGGCCACCTCGGGGGTCGCTTGGCCCCTGCAGCTTCTCCATTttgtccccagccccaggaacaGACTAAAGAGGACAAGCGGGAAGCAGCTGCCCCAGAGAAAAGCAGAAGTGGGAGCCCTGGAGACTGACCCTCCCCAGGGGGCTGGAACCTGGGTCCTGTGGGGCCTGGCGCCCGGCGGTGACATCTGTGCAGGAGAAATGAGCCCCAGGGGACTGATGGCCTGGCCACCCTTGGCTCTGCTGCTTCTCTGGCTCCCAGGTGAGGGCCCTCTGTCCAGGGAGGGTCTGCAGAAGGGAGGGAAGGCAGGAGGGGGGCCAGGAGGCGTCCCGTGAGGAGCCCCAGCTGCACGTCTCTGTGCAGACGCAGAATGGAGTGCGCTGTGTCCATGATGTGAGATGGACTCGCCAAACACCACACCCCTgggagggagggggcaagggCTCCCCTGAGCCCACCTGACCTTGGAGGAGCCAGTGTGCTGCCCAGGGCAAAGGGTGTGCCCAGGAGGGGCCCTGAGAGAGGTCTGGGGAACCAGGACGGGGGGGCAGGGCAGGGGGACGGGGGTGGGGTGGAGAGGGCACCAGAGCACACCTGGGCCTGTGTTGGGGAGGCCCCCAGGTCCACAGTTTGGGGTACAGCGGAAGGAGGGGACGAGGAGGAGAAGGCCTCCATCTCAGGGACAGGTGGGTTCAGCCAGGGCAGCTGGAGGCTGGTGGGAAGAGTCCTGGTGGGGCCCAGGGGTCAGTGGTCCCCAGGAGGACAGGTGGGGacaggagagagggaaggagaggtgGGGATAGGAGATGTAGGGACAGGGCAGGTGGGGACAGTGTCAGGACCAGGCCAGGGTAGCGTCTTGATGGAGGAGGCTGGAATTAGCATTGTTTACTAAACACTCATAAATGCCAATTTTACTGATTGGTGTCTTTCTGGAAAACCACACCTTCATCCCGATCACACATTTATTTAGAGAATTTCTACAAAGTCCCCTCTGGGCTCTTATTCTCTCTACCTGTGATTACTTCCTCTCTCCATTTCTCACGTGGACTAGACAGGGTTACCTGGTTGTGTTGGGTCGTGTCACATGAAGCTCCTGTTTCCTTGGTCAAGAGAAGTTAACAGCAGCTCTTCCCCTGGCTCACTAATATGAGCTGCCCAGCAGTTGACAGCCGCAATCAATATTTTTTCCTTCCCCATTTTTGTTCTTGTTTCCTGGGGCTGGTGGAGCCTGGGCCTGGTGCATGCTGGGCAGCCTCTCCACTGATCCTGGCCCCATCCTATCCATAATCTTCCGTTGAACCCCCCAGATGCCATGTCAGGTTTGCATGGTCACCCACCACTTTGTGGCTGGcatctgaggctcagagaggtcaggCCCTGGCCCTGAGCACACAGAGATGCAGACTAGAGCTGAGGCCCAAGCCCGGGTTCACCTGAGGCCCCTGTGGCTTCACCTTGGCAGTTGCTACTGAGCTTCTCAGAGAGTGTCCCACCTGTGGCAGTGTCACAAGGCCTTCTCTGCAGGGGACCTCACCCCAAGGCTGGGAGAGGGGTCCTACTGGCCCTGGCAGAGGAACAGAGGGACTACTGGGCAGCTGTGAGCAGCTGTGCTCTGAGGGTGCGTCCACAGTGGTCTCCCTGTGCCAGGCGCAGCAGGCACTGAAGGGACGAGGAGGAGGCCAGGGTCTCGGGGCTGTGCACTCGGGGGTCCCACAGTCTCAGGTCAGGCCTAAGGTCCTGAAGGcctccaaattttgtttttcagacTGTGTTCCTCTGAGTGGCCCCAGCAAGGTGACAGGCATCGTGGGAGGATCCCTGATGGTACAGTGTCACTATGGTGAAGGATTCAAGGACGATAACAAACTGTGGTGCAAAAAATCAGTTTTCTATTGTTATGATATTGTGAAGACTAGAGGATCAGAGGGAGAGGTGCGGAGCGGCCGAGTGTCCATCAGCGACCACCCTGCAAACCTCAGCTTCACAGTGACCATGGAGCGCCTCACCCTGGAGGACGCAGGCTCCTATGAGTGCCAGGTGGACACACCATGGTACGAAGGCTTTGACCAGTTCTTCAAAGTTGAGGTGACGGTGCAGCCAGGTGAGCTCCTCCCACCAGCGCCTGGGCTGCCTGGACCTGGACACCTGGGGCAAGAATCAGAAAGCAACAGCTGGAGCCTGGGAGGGAGTCCaaggaggggagcagcccacagcTGCCCAGCCCTGAGGAGCTGCCAATCAGGGAAGGAGGCGGAGCAGAGCCTGCAGGGGAGAGAGCCACAGCCCGCCCTGGGCCCTGGGGACAGGGACAGGCAGAGCTCTGTGTGGACACCCAGGGCGGAGCAGAGGGGCAGAAGGCCCGGATGGTGCAGTGGGCAGAGGTGGCACAAGTGACAAGTGGTCTTTGCAGTGAGATATCCCTGCAGCCTGTGGCTGTGATGGGAGGGGGACTAGACTGGGTGTGGGGTGGTGACCCCGGGGGTCTCAGGGGGCCATGGCCCTCACAGCAGGACAGAATCAGCCCTGTTGGGGGTGGTACCTGTGTCCTGTACAGAaatgttcccagggtcctggggagactttgGCCTTGGGTCACCGCCCGCCCCCTTCCTGAGTGAGCATTTGGCATGAAATCAGGCCCAAGGCATCCCCCAGTGGTGGGCGGGTTGCAGGACAGACCTCTGGGTGTCATTGTAGATTTGACACCAGCAACCTCAGGGACACTTACAAGTGCACTGTCCACCAGCCTGGCCACAGAGAGTGCCACCTCTGGTCCCGGCAGCCAGGACCTCGACCAAGGCCAGCGCCCAGAGTAAGTGTCCTGTCCCTGACTGGGGTCTTCCCCATGGGGGGCTGTGTGGTCACTCGGGGGAGGGAGTCACACCCCTGCTGACCCTTGGCCCCAGGCCCAGGTTGGAAGCTGCAGTCTGTGTAACCTGGCTTGGGTCACCGAGGCCACCACACTGGACCTGCCCCCTCAAGAGAGGCTCAGACCAAGGAGGGGCTGGCAGAGGGGGAGGCAAGTGTCCACccatgagggctggggctgtcctGCGGGTGCCCAGAGCCCCACACGCTGTCCTCCTTGGCGCCTCCTTGGTTGATGACCCCAACCTGCTCCCATGATCATCTCACAGACTACATCTCACAGGTGACACAACCTCACCTGTCACATGGGCACCGGTGTGGGGCTGGGCTGGGCCTGCCTGATCCCAGAGTCTGGGGGTCTCCCCTCTAATTTGAGTGGGTGTCTATCTTGGGGGTCCTCAACCTCACAGAGAATCTGAGCACCTCTGTGGACTCCTCAGAAAAATGCAAGCAGGCACAGGCCATTCCTGGGAGTCATGGGCTCCCCACCTGACCTCACCCAGGGGGGCAGTTGGCTCCTGGTGCTGACCACTGCAGTCCGTGCAGACGCACAGGTTAAGGGCTCTGACCCCAGGACCCCACACAAGACACCAGCTGCACTTTGGGGCAGCCCAGGTCCCAGCACTTCTGACAACTGGCTGCAAATGTGGGGCTCCCGTGGCCCCTGGGGTCCGTGATTCATAGACTCAGAGGGGCCTGGGGGCACTTGGGTCTCCCTTCTCTGGGCCCCATCTGCATGCGCCAATCCCACCCCTCACCACGAGGCTCCTACTAAGTGCTAGGTGTCTTCTTGTCATTGGGACACAGTGGCCACCACCAGACAATATGTAAGATTATGGCCTTTCCCTCCCTAGAAAGACATGGAGGAGGAGGGTGTGCTCTTGGTAATTCCAGGATTCAGAACAGGGTGTCTGTGTGCACAGGCCTTTGTGGAAGCTGgcttctggtgtgtgtgtgtgtgtgtgtgtgtgtgtgtccatgcaGACacctgtgtgtgcacacacagcaCACCTATGCTGTTCCAGTGTCTCCCTGGGCCCCACTCTAACAGTCCAGGTCTGGAACCTTCCAGAAGTGGGGTGGGACTGGCTGTTGGGTCCCTGGCTTTTTGTTGACCTCCTGACCAGGTGAGGGTCATGTCCTCTCTAAAGGAGACCCGTGTCTCACCTGGGCCTGTCTCCACCCTCCCTCTGGGACGGACCCTCACAGCATTTGCTTCCCCTATAGAAGGGCACCTCCACTTGGGTCACCTACCCCCTCTCCGCTGTGCATGGTCTCTGGGTCACTAGTCCCTCCATGATGGTCCTGGGGTCCTTCTAAAAAGGACCCATACCACTGTGCAGGCTTCCTGACTCCTGAGAGGACTCTGCTCCTAGTGGACCTGGTGGTCCTGGGCCACAGCATCCCTTGTGGAGCCACAGACCATCTCTGCTGTCATTTGAAGTCACTCTGTCCGTGTCCCTGCCCAGGGCCCTGCGTCTGGTTTCCCTGTGTCAGTCTCTACACAGTAGGGCTCACTGTAATTGTCCCCAGGAGGGACGGGGAGCAGGAGGAGAGGTGTGGTGCATGGACTGGCCCTGCTGCAGGGTCCTCCCAGGAGCCCCCGCCCCTCCTCTGGAACCCAGTCCTCCCAGCGGAGTGCTCCTGCCACAGTGCACCTGGAGATGGGCGGGGTGAAGCCCTGCTCAGGCCCAGCTGTGGCCAGGAGACTGCTGGATGCAGGACGTCTGTCCAGCAGGCTCCAAGTGACCTGGCCTGTGTGAGTCAGAACAAACCAGGGGCAGAGTGTGCTGACCTGTGCCTCCCCTCAGCCCTGACCACAGCCTCCAGCCCTGAGAGCCGCACAAGCACCCAGAGTCCTCCCACGTCGATACCAACACCCACCTGGCCCCTCACGACCATAGAGGACACCCCCAGTGCCCACCCACAGCCTGGGTAAGGCCTGGACTCAGGGCTCTGCCTCTGGGGGTGAGTGGTGTTGAGGGGCCTGGGGGCACTTGGGTCTCCCTTCTCTGGGCCCCATCTGCATGCGCCAATCCCACCCCTCACCACGAGGCTCCTACTAAGTGCTAGGTGTCTTCTtggcactgggacacagtggccaCCACCAGGCAGTCGTGCGTGGCCTGCACTGTTCTGTGGTGGTTCAGGAGTGAACAGGTCAGCACAGTCGGTCTAGACACAGCAAGGGGGGGCTGGGCAGACTGGTCCTGGTGGGGGTGagagtggggggggtgggggatgTGTCACGGGACCATCAGGGGAGGCCTTgctagggccatgtgagtggagcCTGCAGGGCTGGGGACAGGCACCTGGGATCTGGAGAGAGCGGCCCaggcagagggaagagagagCACAAATGTCCTGCCCAAGGGCCCCAGGACCTGCTGGGCAGGGAGCAGGTGCTTGGTGGCCCTGGCACTCTCTGCCCTCTGCCTCCCTTCCCGCGCCTGGTCACAATGTCAGCCTGTTTTCCTGACCGGGTCCTCTGAGGCAGGCGGGGCTGAGCTGGGGCTGGGTCATTCCGTCAGTAGCCGGGAGTCCACAGCTCATGTGGCCTGTACGTGGATGGCCAGGGCCATTTGTGGGTGAACACACAGTCCCTTTTCCCGTGGAAGGTGGAAACGCTGACACATGGCAGGTTGCAGACCCCCACACCCAGGGGTAACCCCCAGATGTGGCAGGGGAGGTAGAAATCCCTCCCTGGAACCGGGTCCCTGCTAGACGCCTGGGCTCCCCTCACATCTTTCCTGTGGCCATGCCCTTCCTACATGCTGAGTCCAGGGCCCTTCTTGGGCTGTCATGTGGGGACTGAGAGGTTTTATGTGGGACTGCCTTGGTCAGGGTTGGTCTTCATGGGGACCCCGGGGGACACAGGACCTGGGTGTAAGGGACAGAGGCAAAGTGCATGGCACTGGGGCCTCCCCGTGAGGAGACAGCTCACGGTTCCCATGTCCCCCGCAGGCCCCTGGTCATCAGTGTCCACCTCCTGCTCCTGGTCTTGAAGGTGCTCCTGCTCCTGAGCATGCTCAGTGCTGTCCTCTGGGTGAACAGGCCTCAGAGAAGCTCCAGGTCCAGGTGAAGGCAGCATGACTGTGAGAACCAGTGCCCTCTGCTGTCCTGAGGCCACCTCCAGGGACACCCCTGCTGGAGGAGGGGACAACTCCTGACTTATCTGCATTTCTATTAGAACCTCTGAGGCCTTTGTGACCTTCTAGAAGCCTGTCCTTGGCTCATCACACACAGGCGTGTCTAGGGCGTGCACTTCCAGCCAAGGCCACTGCAGCCCGTGAGCCCAGCCTGTCACGGGCACCGCTGACGTGATGCAGCCTCCTGGTCTCTGTGCCTCCTTCCTACCCTCCTGGGGGCCCTAACAGGGCTGCATGCTCCTCCTCCACCTGCTCGAAGGGTCTGCACTCCCATGCGTAGGGTCCCCAGGGCGCGAGGCTTAGCTTTGCTCATTGTTGAACTTTACATAAACAGGATTTGATGCTCATGTTGGTCTTCCCCCTCCCTGGTGTCGGTGATGGGACACAGGCCGCGTGCAGCTTGGTGTCCatctctgagctacaccccagccctgatGTGCCCTTGAGTCCCGAGTCCTGTGATGGCCCCTGGACATTCGACCTGGGGACTCGTCCACATGGAGGTGTTGCTGCCCTGATGTGCCGGGCGtttgtttcttctttctcttctggtccttttctctcttcctcctgtCCCTTGTCCTCTGAGGCGtctccttcccttctctctcccctccccccctccctctcctctcctctcctcctgtCCTCTTTGGCCCCCCTCTTgctttctctctcccccctcctcctcctctcccccgtcttcctcttctcctttttattttttatttattgtggttTTGCTTCTATCACTCACAATGCTGCCCCCAACATCCCTGACCCTGTTCCCTGGCCCGTGTTCCACATGTCTCTGGAGCCTGGCCCTAGGCCCTACTGCCCCTGTGACTCCACTCTACCAGGCCCTTCCCATCCACTTCCCAGGTCACTGTACCCACCCCTCCCCCAGCAGCCGACCCCCTCCCTGAACCTTGCCAGACTCCCCATTCCTCCCGGTTAAGGGGTGGGAAGTGGCGTCTGGCTGTGTCCATCTGTCACTCTGCCCACCTGTGTGACTTAGATTTTTATCTTTTGTGAACTTCTATTTTCTGTTGTGACGCTGTGTTTTCATATTGATTTTAGATTTGTAGAAATTCTTTACAGGTCCTAAATATCTTTCCCAGTTTGTTGACTTTGTGGATCTTTTGAGagaatagactttttttttctttttttttttttttaggactagagattgcacccagggcctctcacaaactaggcaagtgctctaccactgggctatgcCCCTATCtcgcttttaaaattttattttgagacagggtctcactaatttgcctagactggcctcaaactcatgatcctcctgcctcagcctcccaagtggaatTAAAGGTGTGCCCTATCATGTCTGGCTTCCAGTTTTAAATGTTaatgtttgggctggggatgtggctcaagcggtaatgttcTCCCTTGTcatgtgtggggtgctgggtttgatgttcagcaccacataataataaaataaagatgttgtgtcaccgaaaactaaaaaaaaattctctctctctctctctctctctctctctttaaaaaaatgttaatgtagcaaattattttatattttcatttatgctttatatttttattttatatttatattttatatttatattttaatgcttTATATTTTTGTTCTTGCTTAACAAATTGTTGGTaccctaaaaattttttaattcctCCATACTCTTCTAAAAACTTAGAAATTTCCCTTCTCAGGAAAGTCTTTACTGTCACATTTCATGActaaacactcagggtcactccaggtgaactgggctgcaggaaataatcacacacacacagagatacctttttgtgggggaggggggagTCCGGTGAAGGCTCTAAACTCAGGAGTCCATGGAAAGAGAGACAGAGCACAGGGCTGACCCCTTTTACTGAGAAGCCATtccaatgaggcaaggggtcagatttcaggggctgagtcccgtttcctgatgtctgctgtcagctgGATGATCCTTTGACACATTTGCACGTCTTtattcctcccctcccttctccctgCTGGGCATTTTGGCAAGAGCTTGAGGGAAGCCTTTTGCCCCTTTGCAGGATTCTTGTCCCCTACCCTGGGCCGTGCAGTGGCTCTGGGCCCCTCTGCCCAATTCCTGGGTGAGCTGAGGCTGCAGGGCCTTgtggtccttgttttcctaaagtCCTACAGTCTTTCCTGGAGAAGGAGGGCGTGCAGGGCATCCAGGTGATCAAACGCAGAAATGAGCCCTGCAGGGGACAGGGGCTTGGGAGGTGGCCCTGAGGCTGCTGTGGCTCCTGAGATGGTGACTGTGTGAATCCCGGGGGAGTGAAGGGGTGCAACAGGGAGGCTGTAGATGAGGAATGAAGTGGAAGAGCCCCACCCCACCCTGTTCCCTTCCAGCCAATGAATATCCACTGAGCATGTCCCCAACTCTGCAGTGTGATATGGGGAAGCCAGAGCCTTCTTCCTCCAGGGGGAGGCAGGTCCTGGGTGCTGTTCCCTTCCTGAGCTGGCCCTGGGAGCCCCTGCTGAGCTCTGCAGGTCAGCTGCTGGGCCTTGTCTCCTTTCTGCTCCTCTCTGGAGATCTGGGACAGGGCTATGTGGAACAGGGCTTCACAGGCTGGAAACTTTGGCATGGGGAGGGTTGAGGGCCTTGGCTGCTTGTAGCTTCCTCTTCCTCTGTCCATCCTAACCACAGCACCCCCAGGACAGGAGGGGGACATGTCATGGCCACCATGACCAGCAGGTGTGGACTGTGCCCAGGGACTGAAGGATGCCTGGAACACAGGTCCCCCAGGCCAGGCCTCACTCCCGTGTGGTCTCCCCCTCGTTTTCTGGTGTGGTCTGCAGTCTAGGTCTAGGGTTGAGCAGGGCCCTGCTGTGCTGGGCAGTGCTCTGACACCGAGCTGCACCCAGCCCTGGGTCCCAGGGAGGGGCAGGAGGTGGGGTGGGGTCAGGCCACTGCAGTTAGTCTCACCCATCCCCAGGGAAGAGAAACCAGGAGCCTCTGTCCTCTGGCTATCCTCCCTGGCAGTGTGTCCTGCAGGTCTGCTCTGTCTCTGGATCTTACAGGTGTGAGCCTCAGCTGTGTGCACTTGGCCACAGCAGAAGCACAGGACATGGGGCCCTTGGGGGCTGTCAGTTATTCTCCGCCTCCATCAGGTGCTCCCTGGGCTGTCAAGCCTTCTTCCCTGGGCCTCACCACAGTGAGCGGCCTCCTGCTTCTCAGGGCCTGGTGCCAGGCTCTGGCTGCACTGCAGAGGCACCCACCGGTCAGTGCTCTCCCTGAGACCCCCTCAGACTTCCTTGGGGAGGAAGTGGTGGAGGGAGGAGAAGGCTGCACTGGGAGGGGCTCTGGCTGCGCTGCCTTGGAGGGCAGAACCCTGTCTAGCGCCTCCCCAGCTTGTCCACACCC
This window encodes:
- the LOC143642250 gene encoding CMRF-35-like molecule 4 — translated: MSPRGLMAWPPLALLLLWLPDCVPLSGPSKVTGIVGGSLMVQCHYGEGFKDDNKLWCKKSVFYCYDIVKTRGSEGEVRSGRVSISDHPANLSFTVTMERLTLEDAGSYECQVDTPWYEGFDQFFKVEVTVQPDLTPATSGTLTSALSTSLATESATSGPGSQDLDQGQRPDPDHSLQP